GTTCCGGAACGTTGGATGTAAAATCGGATGGCGACGATTACGAAATTAGTTTTGATTGTAAAGGCAAAGATGGAAAATCGATTACCGGTTATTATAAAGGAAGCGTGGAATCTTATTTGTCCGCTGCGGTTCAGGTGAAAAGTTCACTTTCCCGCACGAAATCAACGGATGTGAAACAGCTTTTTGACAAAAAATAACGCTCCATACTTTGAAATAAAAAATATTTCTATACATTTGTCGCGTTAAAGAAAGAATACAATGATTCAATTAATGTCAAACAACTTTTTTTACACCTTTTATTACTTTTATTTTAAAAGTGATACGGGGCTGTATGTGGTTTGACAATCAATAAAACAACAAAAACATAAAAGTCCCGGAAGTTTTTCGGGACTTTTTTTTTGACAAAAAATAAAGAGATGATAAAAATAGCCATGCAGGGAGTCAGGGGGGCATTTCATGAAATCGCCATCCGGAAATATTTTAATCATGATGATTATGAAGCGGTTCCCTGTGCTTCTTTTAATGAATTGTTTGATGCATTGCGCTTTCAACGGGCCAGTTATGGAATGGTAGCCATTGAAAATTCCATTGTGGGCAGTATATTGCCCAATTACACGCTTTTGCGGGAGTCGGGGTTGCGTATTCTCGGTGAAGTGTATTTGCGCATTGAGCAGCATTTGCTGGCTTTGCCCGGACAAAAAACAGAGGATATCAAAAAAGTGTATTCCCATCCCATGGCGCTTCAGCAGTGTCGGGAATTTTTAACACCATTCCGCAGGAACGGGGTTCAGCTGGTCGATTCGGAAGATACTGCCTTGAGTGCCCGCTGGATCAGTGAAGGCAACATGAAAGGAGTGGCTGCCATTGCCAGCCGGCTGGCTGCTAAATTGTATCATCTCGATATTTTGGCCGAAGGGATCGAAACCAACAAAATGAACTATACCCGTTTTCTTGTGGTTTCGGATGACGAAAACTACAAAAGTCACCTGGCCGGAAAAAAAATCGATAAAGCTTCGCTCTGTTTTATTTTGCCGCATCAGCAGGGACGCCTTTCTGAAGTACTTTCCGTACTCTCTTTTTATAAAATCAATCTTTCTAAGATACAATCACTTCCCATTGTGGGACAAGAATGGGAGTATCTCTTTTATGTGGATGTTGATTTTTCAGATTTTGAAAAATATCGCCAGTCGCTGGATGCCATCCGGCCGCTTTTAAGTGAATTAACCGTTTTTGGTGAATATGAAAAAGGAGAAAAATTCTATGAAAATTGATACAGCCAACCGGTTAAAAGTAGTCAGTGAATATTATTTTTCGCGTAAGCTGAAGGAAATAGCCGCTTTGCGCGAAAAAGGCCAGGACATTATCAATCTGGGTATCGGAAGTCCGGATGGCGCTCCTGCTGCAGCGGTTATCGAGACGCTTGTCACCGAAAGCCGTCAGCCGGGGAATCATGCATATCAAAGCTATTCCGGAATTCCTGAATTACGACAAGCGTATGCTTCGTGGTACCAAAAATATTTCGGTGTGAAGTTGAATCCGGAGAATGAGATTTTACCGCTAATGGGTTCTAAAGAAGGAATCATGCACATCTCTATGGCTTTTTTAAATCCGGGTGACGAAGTGCTGGTTCCTAATCCGGGATATCCGGCTTATGCAGCGGTGGCCCGGTTGTTGGGTGCTACTGTGCGTTATTATCCATTGGATGAAAATAAATTTTGGCAACCCGACTGGACTGCCCTGGAGAAAACAGACCTTTCGAAAGTAAAAATCATGTGGATGAACTATCCGCATATGCCTACCGGTACCCGGGCTTCCCGTTCTCTTTTTGAACAGGCTGTTGACTTTGGAAAGAAAAACCAAATTTTAGTGGTTAATGACAATCCGTACAGCTTTGTCCTGAACGATGAGCAGCTGAGTTTGCTAGAAGTAGAAGGAGCCAAAGAGGTGGCTTTGGAGCTAAACTCACTGAGCAAATCACACAATATGGCCGGTTGGAGACTGGGTTTGGTAGCCGGACATGCTGCGTACATCAAAGCGGTTTTGCAGGCAAAAAGTAACA
The sequence above is drawn from the Candidatus Sulfidibacterium hydrothermale genome and encodes:
- a CDS encoding pyridoxal phosphate-dependent aminotransferase encodes the protein MKKEKNSMKIDTANRLKVVSEYYFSRKLKEIAALREKGQDIINLGIGSPDGAPAAAVIETLVTESRQPGNHAYQSYSGIPELRQAYASWYQKYFGVKLNPENEILPLMGSKEGIMHISMAFLNPGDEVLVPNPGYPAYAAVARLLGATVRYYPLDENKFWQPDWTALEKTDLSKVKIMWMNYPHMPTGTRASRSLFEQAVDFGKKNQILVVNDNPYSFVLNDEQLSLLEVEGAKEVALELNSLSKSHNMAGWRLGLVAGHAAYIKAVLQAKSNMDSGMFKPLQLAAVKALQQPESWYHELNAVYRKRRKIAFGIFDELQCSYNKQQVGMFVWAKIPDTAESGEQLSEKILHENQVFITPGFIFGSAGERYLRLSLCTPEERLLEAKTRMMN
- a CDS encoding prephenate dehydratase, giving the protein MIKIAMQGVRGAFHEIAIRKYFNHDDYEAVPCASFNELFDALRFQRASYGMVAIENSIVGSILPNYTLLRESGLRILGEVYLRIEQHLLALPGQKTEDIKKVYSHPMALQQCREFLTPFRRNGVQLVDSEDTALSARWISEGNMKGVAAIASRLAAKLYHLDILAEGIETNKMNYTRFLVVSDDENYKSHLAGKKIDKASLCFILPHQQGRLSEVLSVLSFYKINLSKIQSLPIVGQEWEYLFYVDVDFSDFEKYRQSLDAIRPLLSELTVFGEYEKGEKFYEN